The following proteins are co-located in the Candidatus Binataceae bacterium genome:
- the mscL gene encoding large conductance mechanosensitive channel protein MscL, producing the protein MLKEFKEFAMKGNVLDMAVGIILGVAFGKIITSLVGDIIMPPIGLMLGRVDFNSLFVSLDGKSYATLALAKAAGAPTINYGAFVNTILDFLIVAFVMFLLVRQANRLMPAPPEPTTKDCPFCLSPISLKATRCPHCTSPIAA; encoded by the coding sequence ATGCTGAAGGAATTCAAGGAATTCGCCATGAAGGGCAACGTGCTGGATATGGCCGTTGGCATCATCCTCGGTGTTGCCTTTGGCAAAATCATTACTTCGCTGGTGGGTGATATTATTATGCCGCCGATCGGCTTGATGCTCGGCCGCGTCGATTTTAATTCGCTCTTCGTCAGTCTCGACGGCAAATCCTACGCCACCTTGGCGCTGGCCAAGGCAGCCGGCGCACCGACCATTAACTACGGCGCCTTCGTTAACACGATTCTCGACTTCCTGATCGTCGCCTTCGTGATGTTCCTGCTGGTCCGCCAAGCCAACCGGCTGATGCCCGCGCCCCCCGAGCCAACCACCAAAGATTGCCCGTTTTGCCTTTCGCCGATTTCGCTCAAAGCCACCCGCTGCCCGCATTGTACGTCGCCCATCGCGGCCTGA
- a CDS encoding ATP-binding cassette domain-containing protein, translated as MIDVKDLSKAYGNFLAVKGVSFRAESGQILGFLGPNGAGKTTTMRIITGFMPATSGTVLIDGLDIFTNSLEARRLIGYLPENPPLYTDMRVEGYLKFVAKLRGVRRAEVEDATAHVIDVCGLTEMAHRICGQLSKGYRQRVGLAQALIHNPPVLVLDEPTIGLDPRQIHEIRELIRGLSSKRTIVLSTHILPEVSQICDRVVIINDGQVALEEDLAQLPAGTSLEEVFLNAISREGHLAGASAEETLEEVGAGHSEA; from the coding sequence ATGATCGACGTCAAGGACCTGAGCAAGGCCTACGGCAATTTCCTCGCCGTCAAAGGGGTCTCCTTTCGCGCCGAAAGCGGCCAGATTCTGGGCTTTCTCGGACCCAACGGCGCCGGCAAAACCACCACGATGCGCATCATCACCGGCTTTATGCCGGCGACTTCCGGCACCGTGCTCATCGACGGCCTCGACATCTTCACCAATTCGCTCGAAGCCCGCCGCCTGATCGGCTACCTGCCGGAAAACCCGCCGCTCTATACCGATATGCGCGTCGAGGGCTATCTGAAATTCGTCGCCAAGCTGCGCGGCGTCCGCCGCGCCGAGGTCGAGGACGCCACCGCTCACGTGATCGACGTCTGCGGCCTCACCGAGATGGCTCATCGCATCTGCGGGCAGCTCTCCAAGGGCTATCGCCAGCGCGTCGGGCTCGCCCAGGCCCTGATTCATAATCCGCCCGTACTCGTGCTCGACGAGCCGACCATCGGCCTCGACCCGCGGCAGATTCACGAAATTCGCGAGCTCATCCGCGGCCTCTCGAGCAAGCGCACGATCGTCCTTTCGACCCACATTCTCCCCGAGGTTTCGCAAATCTGCGATCGCGTCGTGATCATTAACGACGGTCAGGTGGCGCTCGAAGAAGACCTCGCGCAATTGCCCGCCGGCACCTCGCTCGAAGAGGTCTTCCTCAACGCCATCTCGCGCGAAGGCCATCTCGCCGGCGCCAGCGCCGAAGAAACTCTCGAGGAGGTCGGCGCCGGCCACTCCGAGGCCTAA
- a CDS encoding LLM class flavin-dependent oxidoreductase, giving the protein MKVSLFYLPTVGNRAQIEQGMVGLRGELYDQMLAEVSAQAQLADALGYDSISFTEHHFHAEGFELSNNPVMLDLYIGMQTKRIRVGQLGVVLPASNPIRVAEDIAMLDHMTGGRANAGFARGYQRRWVDIMAQQTHGIHGAQPHQHDAIDDANRAAFEECFRIIKRAWTEDTLSYQGKYWRVPPGETPWAIAATDKWGRGVENGIVKAVSVVPKPVQKPHPPVFQPFASSERSIRWCAAENVTAVLPPLFPEYERQLCEIYAEASGTPLGAGMGVLRDIVIADTDEEAKALWRDSGYFCGREWFEPFGFSKGMEDPKTGETPDLWDNSLALVGSVDTVTRQLERLVKRLPIRWIFAWIYNGLMPHDRVLKTLELFWTKVLPRVADAG; this is encoded by the coding sequence ATGAAAGTATCGCTGTTTTATCTGCCGACGGTTGGGAATCGGGCGCAAATCGAGCAGGGCATGGTAGGGCTGCGCGGCGAGCTGTACGACCAGATGCTCGCCGAGGTAAGCGCTCAAGCGCAGCTCGCCGACGCGCTGGGTTACGATTCGATCTCCTTTACGGAACATCACTTTCACGCCGAGGGATTCGAGTTGTCGAACAATCCGGTGATGCTGGACCTCTATATCGGGATGCAGACCAAACGCATCCGCGTGGGGCAGCTTGGAGTGGTGTTGCCCGCGAGTAATCCGATCCGGGTGGCCGAAGATATTGCGATGCTCGATCATATGACCGGTGGGCGGGCGAACGCCGGCTTTGCGCGCGGCTACCAGCGGCGCTGGGTGGATATCATGGCGCAACAGACCCACGGCATTCACGGCGCCCAGCCGCATCAGCACGACGCGATCGATGACGCGAATCGAGCGGCGTTCGAAGAATGCTTCCGGATTATCAAGCGGGCTTGGACCGAGGATACCCTGAGCTATCAGGGCAAGTACTGGCGGGTGCCGCCGGGCGAGACGCCGTGGGCGATCGCGGCGACGGATAAATGGGGACGCGGCGTCGAGAACGGGATCGTCAAGGCCGTAAGCGTGGTGCCGAAGCCGGTGCAAAAACCTCATCCGCCGGTGTTTCAGCCGTTCGCGTCGTCGGAGCGCAGCATTCGCTGGTGCGCGGCAGAGAATGTAACGGCGGTACTGCCGCCGCTGTTTCCGGAATATGAGCGGCAGTTGTGCGAGATTTACGCGGAGGCCTCCGGCACCCCGCTGGGCGCTGGGATGGGCGTCCTGCGCGATATCGTGATTGCGGATACCGACGAGGAGGCCAAGGCGCTGTGGCGCGACAGCGGCTATTTTTGCGGACGCGAATGGTTCGAGCCGTTCGGCTTTTCCAAAGGGATGGAAGATCCGAAGACCGGCGAGACGCCCGATTTATGGGACAACAGCCTGGCGCTGGTCGGGTCGGTCGATACGGTGACGCGGCAACTGGAGCGGCTGGTCAAGCGGCTGCCGATCCGCTGGATTTTCGCGTGGATCTACAATGGACTGATGCCACATGACCGAGTGTTGAAGACGCTCGAACTGTTCTGGACCAAGGTGTTGCCGCGCGTCGCCGATGCGGGCTAA
- a CDS encoding alpha/beta fold hydrolase — protein MPIAQNGAVKVFYDTYGQGTPIVFLHPWSTNGYIWYYQVFSFARTNQVIVIDHRGHGRSDKPAGGYSIQEHASDVRAVMDAAGAQKAIIVGNSIGGMMAMQFALSYPDRVKGLLILSSGTALGENMPKETAAAFQSDYLGTFGALMEGAVSAKSKRERPEILDVMRAHFAVQSNFPKHVFDSSLADPNGVFNWNIKSRLASIKAPTLVVAGEEDQATPVEANKYLADNIPGAKLLTVKDVGHFHQLEKPLEFNATLKEFVTGLG, from the coding sequence ATGCCAATCGCACAGAACGGTGCAGTCAAGGTTTTCTACGACACTTACGGGCAGGGCACGCCGATCGTGTTTCTGCATCCATGGTCGACCAATGGGTACATCTGGTACTACCAGGTCTTTTCCTTTGCACGCACGAACCAGGTGATTGTGATCGACCATCGCGGGCACGGGCGCTCGGACAAGCCCGCGGGAGGCTACTCGATCCAGGAACACGCCAGCGACGTCCGCGCAGTGATGGACGCGGCTGGGGCGCAGAAGGCGATCATCGTCGGCAACTCGATCGGCGGGATGATGGCGATGCAGTTCGCGTTGAGTTATCCCGATCGGGTGAAAGGGCTGCTGATTCTCAGCTCGGGGACGGCGCTCGGCGAGAATATGCCGAAAGAGACGGCGGCGGCTTTTCAGAGCGATTATCTGGGGACTTTCGGAGCGCTGATGGAAGGAGCGGTCTCAGCGAAGAGCAAGCGCGAGCGGCCCGAGATTCTCGACGTGATGCGTGCGCATTTCGCGGTGCAGTCGAATTTTCCGAAGCATGTTTTTGACTCGTCGCTGGCGGATCCCAACGGCGTATTCAACTGGAATATCAAGAGCCGGCTCGCGAGTATCAAGGCTCCGACGCTGGTGGTCGCAGGCGAAGAGGATCAGGCGACGCCGGTTGAGGCCAACAAGTATCTCGCCGATAACATTCCGGGGGCGAAGCTACTCACGGTGAAGGACGTCGGGCATTTCCATCAGCTCGAGAAGCCGCTGGAGTTCAATGCGACGCTGAAGGAGTTCGTTACGGGATTGGGGTAG
- a CDS encoding DUF4340 domain-containing protein, translating to MPLRNTIIVIVLLLLIGGYALYQRHQPPPEKNPKVYALDAKDIRKIELRSPGRDLVLERGGPDQWKILKPVQAEADHFTVDAIANQVASLEITDTADAAPSDLAPFGLKVPAVVLTVTTKDGKTLPAILVGEKAPIGNASFIKVADKPAVLLVNPAFAAMVNKHLDDVRSRSFFTFKPDDAHKIVIAKGTQTLELKRDLGDRWTIVKPRDYPADDTAVTSFLKALGAAQIARFIDDHPSDPSKYGLANPSLAITLASAARGSAETMRFGFSQPEAGANAIYARTGNSSDSPVYTVPISVFNLANKSFDDLRDKTVMNFDPKSVASVHFVGGPVDETLAHTADKKWTISSQDKTAPAELPVAESLLDQLHNLRATKIPQDPMTDPKHFGMVTPTLTITLTGKDGKELGVLHASTLEITQTAENSDQKPVRTTTAYVTTSLDPAVFEVNAQAVRDLEETGNRLRSDVLPTPTPSPSASSTPH from the coding sequence ATGCCTCTGCGCAACACGATCATCGTCATCGTCCTGCTGCTTCTCATCGGCGGCTACGCGCTCTACCAGCGTCATCAGCCGCCGCCCGAAAAGAATCCCAAGGTCTACGCTCTCGACGCCAAAGATATCCGGAAGATCGAACTGCGCTCGCCCGGACGCGACCTCGTCCTCGAACGCGGCGGTCCCGATCAGTGGAAAATTTTAAAACCCGTCCAGGCCGAGGCTGATCATTTCACCGTCGATGCGATCGCCAATCAGGTGGCCAGTCTCGAGATCACCGATACCGCCGACGCTGCGCCCTCGGACCTCGCGCCCTTCGGACTCAAAGTCCCGGCCGTAGTCCTCACCGTCACGACCAAAGACGGCAAAACGCTGCCCGCGATCCTCGTCGGCGAAAAAGCCCCCATCGGCAATGCCAGCTTCATCAAGGTCGCCGACAAACCCGCCGTCCTGCTGGTTAATCCGGCCTTCGCCGCGATGGTCAACAAACATCTCGACGACGTGCGCTCGCGCAGCTTCTTCACCTTCAAGCCCGACGACGCGCACAAGATTGTCATCGCGAAGGGGACGCAGACCCTCGAATTGAAGCGCGACCTCGGCGACCGCTGGACCATCGTCAAGCCGCGCGACTATCCCGCCGACGACACCGCCGTGACCTCATTCCTCAAGGCGCTCGGCGCCGCGCAAATCGCCCGCTTCATCGACGACCACCCGTCTGATCCATCCAAATACGGACTCGCTAACCCGTCGCTGGCGATCACCCTCGCGAGCGCCGCCAGAGGATCCGCCGAAACGATGCGCTTCGGCTTCAGCCAGCCCGAAGCCGGCGCCAATGCGATCTACGCCCGCACCGGCAACAGTTCGGACAGCCCGGTCTACACAGTTCCCATCAGCGTCTTCAATCTGGCCAACAAAAGTTTCGACGATCTGCGCGACAAGACCGTGATGAACTTCGATCCCAAGAGCGTCGCCAGCGTCCATTTCGTCGGCGGTCCAGTGGATGAAACGCTCGCGCATACCGCGGATAAGAAATGGACGATCTCCTCGCAGGACAAGACCGCGCCCGCCGAACTCCCCGTGGCCGAGAGCTTGCTCGATCAGCTTCATAACCTCAGAGCGACGAAAATCCCCCAGGACCCGATGACAGATCCCAAGCACTTCGGGATGGTCACCCCGACCCTGACAATCACGCTCACCGGCAAAGACGGCAAAGAGCTTGGCGTCTTGCACGCCTCTACGCTCGAAATCACTCAGACCGCCGAAAACTCCGACCAGAAACCCGTGCGCACAACCACCGCCTACGTCACAACCAGTCTCGATCCGGCGGTCTTCGAGGTCAACGCGCAGGCGGTTCGCGATCTCGAAGAGACCGGGAACCGCCTGCGCTCCGACGTCCTGCCGACGCCGACCCCATCGCCCTCCGCGAGCTCGACCCCGCACTAA
- a CDS encoding DUF4350 domain-containing protein, with protein sequence MRRTSALAGLLGIVLLSFGIIGYALTSGGFARLFIFVNLVAGAFALIGWIVSSRGDLGTMAGRRTTRYGANAAIYSIAFILLLVAVNYLASTHHHQFDLTSQKVFSLAPQSVAAVKDLKQPLKLYGFVAGGRSPQAESLYQEYSYASPKVSYELVDPNKHPELAERFKVATMNTTRVQLGGDNGEGVNVTELGESGITNAILKLKNSTTKTACFITGEGEGDLAEAQQQSGLNDFQKALEGENYSVKTINLVTEAAVPKDCTVLIVAGPTRPLLPHELDIISGYLDDGGRALVMLRPIRPDHSVDETALVKLLADWGVTVGNNVVVDQVVRLFAGPALGISPTVNTYGPHEITTGFDKQTVFPMVRTVDPAGTPKEGLEVVSLAKTSETSWAETDLAALFLKQTASFDKGVDTKGPVSVAVAVDANLDLLKRGKGNARLVVFGDTDFADNQYLDNFFNRDFLMNSVDWLVGQGNSITIRPRELRASRFNLTIAEFDVVFVLSVLLIPELLLLVGIAVWWERRN encoded by the coding sequence ATGAGGCGGACATCGGCGCTGGCGGGCCTGCTCGGCATCGTCCTGCTTTCGTTTGGGATTATCGGCTACGCCTTGACCAGCGGCGGCTTCGCCCGCCTGTTCATTTTCGTCAATCTGGTCGCCGGCGCCTTTGCCCTGATCGGTTGGATCGTTTCGAGCCGCGGCGATCTCGGCACGATGGCCGGCCGCCGCACGACGCGCTATGGCGCGAATGCCGCCATCTACTCGATCGCTTTTATATTGCTGCTGGTCGCGGTCAACTATCTGGCTTCAACCCATCATCACCAGTTCGACCTGACCTCGCAAAAGGTCTTCAGTCTGGCCCCCCAGTCGGTCGCCGCGGTCAAGGATCTTAAGCAGCCGCTTAAGCTTTATGGTTTTGTCGCCGGCGGACGCAGCCCGCAGGCCGAATCGCTCTATCAGGAATACAGCTACGCCTCGCCGAAGGTCTCGTACGAACTGGTCGATCCGAACAAACATCCCGAGCTGGCTGAGCGTTTCAAGGTCGCCACCATGAACACCACTCGCGTGCAGCTCGGCGGCGACAACGGTGAGGGCGTCAACGTCACCGAGCTCGGCGAAAGCGGCATTACCAACGCCATTCTCAAGCTAAAGAATTCCACGACCAAAACCGCCTGCTTCATTACCGGCGAGGGCGAGGGCGATCTCGCCGAAGCGCAACAGCAATCCGGCCTGAACGATTTTCAGAAGGCGCTCGAAGGCGAGAACTACTCGGTCAAGACCATCAATCTCGTCACCGAGGCCGCCGTGCCAAAGGATTGCACAGTGCTCATCGTCGCCGGACCGACGCGACCGCTTCTGCCGCACGAGCTCGACATTATCAGCGGCTACCTCGACGACGGCGGCCGCGCGCTCGTGATGCTGCGTCCGATTCGCCCAGACCACTCCGTCGATGAAACCGCACTGGTCAAGTTGCTCGCCGATTGGGGCGTCACGGTCGGTAACAACGTCGTGGTCGATCAGGTTGTGCGCCTCTTCGCTGGCCCAGCCCTGGGCATCAGTCCAACCGTAAACACCTACGGGCCGCACGAAATCACCACCGGTTTCGACAAGCAGACGGTTTTCCCGATGGTGCGCACGGTCGATCCGGCCGGGACGCCAAAAGAGGGACTCGAGGTCGTGTCGCTGGCCAAGACCTCGGAGACTTCGTGGGCCGAAACTGATCTGGCCGCGCTCTTCCTCAAGCAAACCGCCTCCTTCGACAAGGGCGTCGACACCAAAGGCCCGGTCAGCGTGGCCGTCGCCGTTGACGCCAATCTAGATCTGCTCAAACGCGGCAAGGGCAACGCCCGCCTCGTCGTCTTCGGCGATACCGACTTCGCCGACAATCAGTACCTCGACAATTTCTTCAATCGCGACTTCCTGATGAACAGCGTCGATTGGCTCGTCGGCCAGGGCAACTCCATCACGATCCGGCCCCGCGAGCTCCGCGCCTCACGCTTCAACCTGACGATCGCGGAATTCGACGTTGTCTTCGTCCTCTCCGTACTGCTGATTCCCGAATTGCTGTTGCTCGTCGGGATCGCGGTCTGGTGGGAACGCCGTAACTAG
- a CDS encoding 4'-phosphopantetheinyl transferase superfamily protein translates to MKFEVRQAGTHRQIRRTPELGEDEIHIWTVRLDVDEETLGELEVTLAADELERARRFHFARDRRRFMAGRGTMRELIGGYVQNAPSALEFSYNEFGKPSLAGAGEALRFNLAHSGELAILAITRGREVGVDVEELVPARADRDVARNFFSADEVQRLEAMPQSLWAQAFFQCWTRKEAYIKARGKGLSIPLDSFDVSIGSDEPVAILREAESAEAGQWRLCDLDLDHGHVGALAAHGWDWKSRLYRCR, encoded by the coding sequence ATGAAGTTTGAGGTGAGGCAGGCGGGCACCCACAGGCAAATCCGGCGGACGCCTGAACTCGGTGAAGACGAAATTCACATCTGGACGGTGCGTCTTGACGTTGACGAGGAGACCTTGGGCGAGTTGGAGGTGACGCTCGCGGCCGACGAATTGGAGCGCGCCCGCCGGTTTCATTTCGCGCGCGATCGTCGACGCTTCATGGCGGGACGCGGCACCATGCGGGAGCTGATCGGCGGCTATGTGCAAAACGCGCCGAGTGCTCTCGAATTTTCATATAACGAGTTCGGCAAGCCGTCCCTGGCAGGAGCCGGCGAAGCGTTGCGCTTCAACCTTGCGCACTCGGGTGAGCTGGCGATTTTGGCAATTACGCGCGGTCGTGAAGTGGGCGTCGATGTCGAAGAACTCGTGCCTGCGCGCGCGGATCGAGACGTCGCTCGAAATTTTTTCTCCGCCGACGAAGTCCAGCGGCTCGAGGCGATGCCACAGAGCCTGTGGGCTCAGGCTTTTTTCCAGTGCTGGACGCGCAAAGAGGCCTATATCAAGGCGCGCGGCAAGGGCCTGTCGATTCCGTTGGATTCGTTCGACGTCTCTATCGGGTCCGATGAGCCGGTGGCTATCCTGCGCGAGGCGGAAAGCGCCGAGGCGGGGCAGTGGCGGCTGTGCGACCTCGATCTGGATCACGGGCATGTCGGTGCATTGGCTGCGCATGGCTGGGACTGGAAGTCGCGGCTTTATCGATGCCGCTGA
- a CDS encoding ABC transporter permease subunit yields MKNTLTIAGKELQSFFTQPVAYVVLTVFLLLGGWFFFSMLRQFDEMIQLVQMMGQTANLDQMNLNSRVIDPLLHDLSIVLVIVMPALTMRVFAEEKRTGTYELLLTAPIRTGEIVAGKFIAAAAFTLIMVALAWIFPAILMVFGNPEVGVMFAGYLALALLALSFVAVGIFTSSLTSNQIIAAISSFGILILLYVISWPAEAGVGVLWAVLKYLSLPDHFSTMVRGVIDTSDLVFFLSTILLALFLTQRSVESARWR; encoded by the coding sequence ATGAAGAACACGCTCACCATCGCCGGCAAGGAACTCCAAAGCTTTTTCACCCAGCCCGTCGCCTATGTCGTCCTCACGGTTTTCCTGCTGCTCGGCGGATGGTTCTTCTTCTCGATGCTGCGGCAGTTCGACGAGATGATCCAGCTCGTCCAGATGATGGGGCAGACCGCGAACCTCGATCAGATGAATCTCAATTCGCGCGTGATCGATCCGCTGCTGCATGACCTTTCGATCGTTCTGGTAATCGTGATGCCCGCGTTGACCATGCGCGTCTTCGCCGAAGAAAAACGCACCGGCACTTACGAACTCTTGCTCACTGCGCCGATTCGCACTGGCGAAATAGTCGCCGGTAAATTCATCGCCGCCGCAGCTTTCACCCTGATCATGGTGGCGCTGGCCTGGATCTTCCCGGCCATCCTGATGGTTTTCGGCAATCCCGAAGTCGGCGTGATGTTCGCCGGCTATCTCGCCCTCGCGCTGCTGGCGCTGAGTTTCGTTGCCGTCGGGATCTTCACCAGCTCGCTGACGAGCAATCAGATCATCGCCGCGATCAGCTCCTTCGGCATCCTGATTCTGCTCTACGTCATTTCGTGGCCCGCCGAGGCCGGTGTCGGCGTGCTCTGGGCGGTCCTCAAGTACCTGTCGCTGCCCGATCATTTTTCGACGATGGTGCGCGGGGTCATCGATACCAGTGACCTCGTCTTCTTTCTCAGTACGATTCTGCTCGCGCTATTCCTGACCCAGCGTTCGGTCGAATCCGCCCGCTGGCGCTAA